agcaaatttttattattttgtaggGATCGACCGCCCCCCTCTTCAAAACTTGAACCCTACCATCTGGAAATTTGTTCATAATCAAATTGGAGTGTGTTGCGAGGTTATATCCTATGCCGGAGaagttgaaaatttgttttgCATTACGTAAGATCTTTCGTATTTTCTTCACTCATTACTCATCCATTtttaattagaaattaaattagaTTATACAAGTGTTCGGACGTCACCCAATATATAATTGCTTCATATTGAATACAAGGCGCATATTTTTCTAAGCAGCTTTCGTGCACTTAAATATAAAAGTACGGCTATGAGCTTAAATCCGGATAAAAATATTGATAGATTTCTGCCTTGTATTTGTGCacgattgaagaaaaagagagagagatttttagGGAAGGGGCAGATAGTTGGTGCATAATTTGGTCCAGTGTTTTTTCGTGTGGCTTAAATGTCAAACCTGAATTCAACGGCAAGGAcagcaaaaggaaaaggagaaaaaattaGTGTGACTTGTGATCAAGCCTTGAGGGACATGTGACCAGGAAGAAAGAAGCCTCTGCCTCGTCTGTCACTTTAGTGAAGCAGCCAATTGTGGCCACTTATATTTCATTTACATTAATctcaattaattaaaccaCTAATTAAGTGTTGTGTGGTGTAGTTTAAACAAAGCTGGTAAATGTAGTGATCATAAAACGAACTTATTTCACTTTTGATTTAACAATCATTTTCTGCACACGTCAGTTGGCTAAGGCAGCGAGGCAGCTCTTACATACACCCAATTTCCGATTCTTCTTTAGGGATGACAATTTTCCCCGCAAGTAAGAGTCTTTGCGGGGATTCGACCCTAATGGGTTAGGTATGAGGGACCAAAAACGGGTATGGGGAATTTTTTAGGTATGGTGTTTGGGGAGAGGTGAGGATGATATTTTAATCCCGAACCCGAACCCTCTCCgtttagaatatatatatatattattttattttattttattttatttttgatgaggtatataaatatatattatagtaTATATAAGTATGCTATTAAAGTGATTGTACCGActaagttttatattttatattattatattatgtacttatataatttatataaatcttAAGCCATaatacttatttatttagttaacttccaatacatatataaacattCTCATATTGTCTTGTAAGTAAGTATTATTTATATTCATTATCTTGCTTtagtacatttttttttttcttcaacaaagtagttatatattggtttttttttccctaatgGGGCGGGTCAGGGAACCCATTCCCCAACGAAGGTGGGAATATTGGAGGTGTGAAGGCGAggatggggaaaaaaaacttaacGGAGATGGAGATGGGAATGACATACCGAGCCCCGATTTGACCCATTGCCATCCCTATCTTTCTCCTCATAAATTTAgtaatttaaactatcacttcgcttgtatttttattatttttaaaaacactaATTAAATGGAATACAGATTTGTGGGTCATCTAATCTATTTGGGTTCTGCATGATTTGTAGGCCCTTTTGTTCAGGCTTAGGCCTATAAGCTACTTGAAGCTGATCTTGGGCCTGGCCCAATGCTGGTCTTTCTTCCATAGTTGAATCTGGAAGGCAGGGCAGCTAAGTTTACAAATGGCAGTGTAGGTAAGCCGTAGGAAGAAGACATGGGTTTTTCCAATTTCCAGTCGTTGATTATTTGAGTGTATTTACTTTCTAGCCAAATCATGTACTGGCACATGGAGATGGGCAGCAAAATCTCAGAGCAGGTTGCATGTACTGTCACATCAGGAAGCAGAGCAGCTTCATGTATTtgcttctaatttttttaaatatatatatatataaaataaatttttttaaaaagcattaTTTGTTTGTATTAAATTCATGATCCAAGAATTCAAAACAATATCAGTTAAGTGTGAGAGAGAGGGCCACTCCTTCATCATTATGGAATCTCATCTCACCAGTTTGGCAGATTCTCATCATTACTTGTTAGATTTTAAAAGCCTATTTGATAGTAATTATGTGATCCTAACCTATTAGAATTAGGGCATAGGATTGGTTTGATCCATGCAAAGAGAAACTATGCCAAAAGAAAGTCAGTAGGTGGGTGGGTTTGTAATTGCTCATAAATTCATGAAGATTTGCCAAGTAGATTTTCTCAtcagattttgggtttgcttGCATCAGCATTGTCTACAAAAGTACACTGCTGGAACAGTGcattggctctctctctctctctctctctctctctctcttttcacCTATCAATTTGCCTTTTAAGCCATTAGTTGTTGGATTCTGAAGAGAAAGTTTGAGAGCCTCTTGCTACATTTACTCTTGTTTCTCGTCAGGTTAAGCTGGCTTGGTGTCCAAAATAGCTAAAAAGCAAAGGCCTTTTTACTATATTTTGCATATCTGAAAAATGGGGCTGAGGGGACCTGGCAAGAACAGTGGCTTGAACAGAGAGAATCCAGATATTTTGATTGTGATGATTGCAGAGAAGCAGATAATGAGAGGTGGTGAGGAGGACAAAAGAGATCAGAATGAGAGGGAAAGAGATGGGCCCTCTAAAGCCTGCAGAGGAAATAATGCACCATGTAGTAATGTGTGTGCTTGTatttccctctctttctttctctttctatcTCTACTATGTGTGTTTGCTCTTTGTGTTGTGTGGCTCTTCTTACTCTCTCTATCTTAATTAATGGGtccatttcataatttcatacaCATTCAAGCTCCACCTCTGTGATAAAAGCATTTTACCACTCTGTGATAAAAgcttttcctttgtttgtaTTTCTCTTTGGCTTTTtgactcactcactcactctttCTTTTATTGGGTTCTCTGATATGGGGTGTCCTTTATTTTTCAGACCCATTTATGTTTCATGCTTTTTTCAAATCTTGTGGCTTTAGctagagaaagaaagagagataaACTCTCTGAAAAAAACTTGATGGGTCCTGATTCCTGAAACTCTGAATCTCAGTTtcttgggttttggttttcttgaaaaaaattccCACTTTTCTGttcattcaaacaaaaaacttcaCCTTTTGTGTTGcctttttcatttcttgtGATTTGAGAAAGGTGGGGGGAAGGATGCATGAGACCTTATAATTAGCTTTTTCtccttgttctttttgttaaaGAAGGAACAAAGTTATTTTTCATTGTACTCCCCGTAAGGCTTTAAGGATAAAGTAAACGAATCATATCTTGTGAACTTTCACTGAATTGGCTTGTTCTGAGTTCCAAGGGAAGTATACATATATTGTTGTCAATCACCATTCCATCTTTCATCATTATAAATCTAAGGGGTCTGATTTGGCAAATCCCATGAATCTATTTGAAGATTTATAACAACATTGTTTTGCCTTAGGGAAGGTTTGTTCCTAGAAAGGCCTGCATTCTCATTGAGATTGTTTGCTGGTGGGTGATAGCTCCGCTCCTCCTCTGTAAGTAGGTGGCAGGTTGGTCTCTTTCACCTCTTTCACGGTTTTGTTAAATGTCTGTGTTTGATTTAAAACACTTTCAATTGATTAATCTAGAGAAATTCCATAACAACACCTTGACTTGCATGTACCTAATTTGTTAAGTGGTTCCatggtatttattttatggagtTGATGACAGTCTGCATCTATCCTGTTTTGCCCAACTGTTTCCATGGTAGCTAAAACACAGACTGCACCTAAAAACTGTGTGCGGTTTTGTTTTACTTCCCTCTTTGTTGCCTTTGAAatgttgtttatgttttaaCTTTATTTTGAAACTTTTCCAGGCTAAGATCGATCTGTATTGGTCGTCAGTTCATCTTATCAGAAGGAGTGGCCTGATATTATATTCATCTCCCCTGCTTTTTGTTAAACTAAATTTCCTAGAGTGTCAAAAGCTGCTGTTTATGCTCAATGCTAACTGATATTTGTTGTCTCGTTTTATGATGGACAATCAAATGTATAATGCCCCTACGGACTTGACCGCCCGAAATTCGGTTGTCATGGATGGGATTGTACCACATACAACGATGAACTCACTTGTTCAATCCTATTCATTTGATCTTAATCACCAAAACCATGGCATGGCCTTAGTTCCAATGCTTTCATCCTTTCCAGGAGAACCTGTCATGCATTCTCATTCTGAGTTTAATGGCACAAACGGTGCCGGCATTGTTGAATCAAATCCATTTGTTTCATCCCAAAGAAGGCATAATGTGAGAGACTCCTCATTCATCAGTTCAAGTTTCGCTGATAATACTGTGTTCCAAGCAACGCCTCATTCTGCTGCTTCACTTGCTACCCTTTTGGCTGCAAGGGGTAGTCTTCAAGAAAATCTCAACAACTTAGCAATTTCAGGAACTCCGGTCAGTTCTTCAGAAGCTTACGCTTCAAATGACTGCTCTAACAACTCTAATTCTCTGTTTGCAACCTCTGTGAATTGTGGATATGATGAAATACTTGGTAGTATAAGTAGTCAGTGGGAGATCAACAAGTACGCAGCTCCTTCGGAACTTGGTGAGAGAACTTCAGTAAGAACAGGGCTTCAACCATATTCACCCACAGGAAATCTGGATCCAAATGGATGGTTATCATCAAATGGTGAAAATGCAATGACATATCATTCTTACAGTTCCTGTAAATTCAGCAACGAGCTCGCTCTAACTCTTGCCACATCCAGCCCTGCTATCATCGGTGGGGTGGATATCCGAAATCAGTGTTCAGACGTTGGTTCTTCTGGGATGGCTCACCCTTCTTTGAATCAAACAAGGTTTGGCTCATCAGAGCAAAATTCTTGCAACAGTGAGGAGCTTTCTCTAAGTTTTGGTTCTTGCAAACCTCCTCAACTATCCCAAGTAATATGTGGATCAAGATATCTTCATGTGGTTCAGGAAATACTTTTTGACATTGCAAGCTACTCACTAGAAAATCTAGACCAGTCGAGTTTTTCATCTGCGAGGATCTTGTCTGAGAACGCTGACAGCGATAGTAGATTTGAGGTGCATAAGGAGACTGCATTGCAAAAACAggaaatcaaaacaaagaaatccAAATTGCTGACCCTATTACAAATGGTACGTCAGTTCTTTTGTATTATTAATTAGTCTAGAGTTATCTGTTCTGGTTCTGATTCTAACTGAGATGTCAAGTGCATTTAGATATTGGAAGTCGTGTAGACAAACTGGATTAAAATTTGACATTTGGTAAAATTAAAGTTT
The window above is part of the Prunus dulcis chromosome 1, ALMONDv2, whole genome shotgun sequence genome. Proteins encoded here:
- the LOC117616301 gene encoding homeobox protein ATH1 isoform X1 → MMDNQMYNAPTDLTARNSVVMDGIVPHTTMNSLVQSYSFDLNHQNHGMALVPMLSSFPGEPVMHSHSEFNGTNGAGIVESNPFVSSQRRHNVRDSSFISSSFADNTVFQATPHSAASLATLLAARGSLQENLNNLAISGTPVSSSEAYASNDCSNNSNSLFATSVNCGYDEILGSISSQWEINKYAAPSELGERTSVRTGLQPYSPTGNLDPNGWLSSNGENAMTYHSYSSCKFSNELALTLATSSPAIIGGVDIRNQCSDVGSSGMAHPSLNQTRFGSSEQNSCNSEELSLSFGSCKPPQLSQVICGSRYLHVVQEILFDIASYSLENLDQSSFSSARILSENADSDSRFEVHKETALQKQEIKTKKSKLLTLLQMLDDCYNQCVDEIHTVVSAFHAATETDPHIHARFALQTISVLYKNLRERISTHFLSMTANSDPASPSESERSFEIHKQLALQHLKKKEHQIWRPQRGLPERSVSVLRAWMFQNFLHPYPKDAEKHVLAVKSGLTRNQVSNWFINARVRLWKPMIEEMYSEMNRRKTRQSDNTERNNRSHHHNISINHHKFGVN
- the LOC117616301 gene encoding homeobox protein ATH1 isoform X2 codes for the protein MHSHSEFNGTNGAGIVESNPFVSSQRRHNVRDSSFISSSFADNTVFQATPHSAASLATLLAARGSLQENLNNLAISGTPVSSSEAYASNDCSNNSNSLFATSVNCGYDEILGSISSQWEINKYAAPSELGERTSVRTGLQPYSPTGNLDPNGWLSSNGENAMTYHSYSSCKFSNELALTLATSSPAIIGGVDIRNQCSDVGSSGMAHPSLNQTRFGSSEQNSCNSEELSLSFGSCKPPQLSQVICGSRYLHVVQEILFDIASYSLENLDQSSFSSARILSENADSDSRFEVHKETALQKQEIKTKKSKLLTLLQMLDDCYNQCVDEIHTVVSAFHAATETDPHIHARFALQTISVLYKNLRERISTHFLSMTANSDPASPSESERSFEIHKQLALQHLKKKEHQIWRPQRGLPERSVSVLRAWMFQNFLHPYPKDAEKHVLAVKSGLTRNQVSNWFINARVRLWKPMIEEMYSEMNRRKTRQSDNTERNNRSHHHNISINHHKFGVN